TGAAGTTGGCTTGGATCAGTTCTGAGTCGGAAGCGGTTCCGAAGCCGGATGATTACTGATCGATGAGCGGATTTCGAAAGTTTAGTGCGAGTCAGAGTGCTTCGCTGGGTAAAAGCGTCGGAAACAGGGAACCAAGCCCTAGCCAAGCTGTTGCTTCAGGAGCTATCAAACGGGCAACTCTTTGGGAAAAAATCGGCAGGGTATCGCAGCTCCGATCCAGGCTCACCAGAGAAAGGGAAGAGGAACCATCGGAGCCTATGGCCGTCGTTATGGAACCATGCACTCGGACAGGCTAAGATGGTCGATGAAGATTTCTTGAGACGGAACCGAGTAAGGACACGACCAATTTCACACTACCAATATTGATGTACAATTTAAACTTGATGGTCGAAATGTGCGAACAAGATTTCGATAAACAGAAATGTTCTGCTAAGGACAGGGAAGAGCAGCTGGAAATTGAGGAAGAAAATCTAATTCTCATTACCCAATTCGGATAGGATGACATCCAGACTTTGGAGGGAGCGCTCGAGTTGGTGAAGGCTTTAGTAGAACCGGAAGATGGTTCAGTTTCACTAGAAGATTGTGAGAAGATCTTTTATCCAAATCCAGTGTAATTATCCTTCCGAGTACAAGGAATTTGGCTTAGCAGATTTAACTCCAGATGTAGTTTCCCCGCTCAAAGCAGcgagattgaaaaaaatggaacccGTTTATTGATCCCACACGCCGTTTAGAACTTATCAAAAGCTACCATTCAATCCTTGTTTTCAATCAATGTTTTCAGTTTACATTGAAGTACTAACTGTAttagaacgatttttgagatgagctgaaaagtgatgaaaatgcatatgggatAGTCTTGCGAACAGTGTTAGTTAGTGTGAACATCTGAAAACAGCTGTTTTATTTCGTTTTCGGTACGTACACAGAGTATTCATCAATCGAGCCAACAATTTGCCGATTGCTTTTGTAAATATGCGGAATCCTAGAATGAGCTACGTATTTCGTGACAGTTTTTCACGAAAGAAGGTTTTACGAAaggtaaaaaaattgtgaaaacttaagaaaacttaACACTAATACTGCAcattttatttcagaaacaaGGCAAAGTGACCAAACGCAACGTTACCATTCCTTCGTTTTTGGGTCCGCAAACCCTGCTCAGTACAGAGATTCAATCAAGTTCCGGATCGAATGTTTTTTCTGACCCTAATACTAATATCCGCCCAGAAGTCGTAAGATGATCATTAATGAGAACATTGTATTTCATCAATCCAAACCTAATGgcatttcatatttattttacagaaaGACTCAAAAAATGAGGGCCAATGTCTTGAATTAGATAATACATCTTCTTCCCAGTACCTCCAGAATATGGAATCTATGAACATAGATTCAGAGTCAGAAAGTGTACTGCacgaggaaaattttaaaagttcttCGAATGAAACTTTGGGAACTGATGTAAGTTTGGGAatattttaaccctttaatgtaCATATATAGTGTTGTTTTCCAACAACACTAACTTAAATCAAATTATCTCTGAAACGCGtgaatatgttaaaaatttaattattttttgatgtAAAAGTAAAGGTTTTATCGAGAAAAAAACGTTGTTACTATCCAGTTTGTTGGGCGTTATCAATCATAAACACCCTTTTGtactctttaaaaaatatttctaatcgTCTTCCAATAAATGAATaggtaaattaaaattttgacaattttgacgagtTATAACTCTATTAAACATGGACATTGCTACCTTAAACTTATTATGTATTTTTATTATGATGTAACAGTATCAGAACTTGatatattgatttaaaaaaaagtcatgctcTAAAGAGTTATTTATGAAACATTTAAGATTGTCCTTTAATAGGTCGTGAGCCTACTGGGTTGAATTCAACAATTGAATAAAAGCAATCATAAATtctggttgaattaaaaggaatctgaTTGCTTTTATTCAATCGAATATAACTCTCTGATtacaaattgtttctgaaaaAAGGTGTTTATAAATAGCATACATgcagttttttattattcgtttttacaatgttttttctggtaatcaacaaattcaacaatttattttcttattattaCTAACCATTATTATTTCTCTTTCCAGGAAGAAACGCCCGACAATGATATCTATCATCCAGGTTTAAACGTCCGTAAAACAGAAATATTATTCATGTTAATGAATATATTCATTAAACATAATTTGACGAACTCTGCTCTAGAGGATATATTATCGATGCTGAATATCATCCTTGGTTCTGACATGCTACCAAAGACGTTCACcaaattcagtgaatttttctcgaaaaatgcaTTTTCGCGTCACTACTTTTGTGAGGTTTGCATAAAATATATTGGAAccgaaaaaacaaaatgttacaaatgcgacaaagaaaaattacatttctttATTACCTTTGAtgttgtacaaaatttgaaagatgTTCTTCTCAAAAATTgggaaagttttgaatttttttggcgCAATAACATGAACCACACTAAAACAACCGATATGGTGACTGCCAAAGTAGTTCAAGAGCGCAAGAGAACTGACAATAACAGTATAACTCTGAGTCTGAATACGGAtggtgtaaaaattttcaactcaacgGCAAAAAAATCTCTTTGGCCTATACTACTGTGCATCAATGAACTACCACCGACTGTGCGTTACgctaaaacaaatgttttagtGGCTGGGCTCTGGATGAGTAACAAAGAGCCGgattttcatatgtttttaaAACCTCTAAGTGCTGCATTAAATGAATTCCAAAGAAATGGTGCAAATTTAAATGGAAGAGAAATATCGACAATACTAATAACTGCTTGCTGTGTCGATACCATTGCGAGATGCaaactgcaaaatttcaaacagtTCAATGGCTACGAAGCTTGTGGATACTGCTTGCATCCAGGAACTATTCTGGGAAGACAAATTCGTTATCCTTACCGGCGGAATGTAACACTTCGAAACGAAACAGACGTGTTAAAAGCAATGGCTATAAGCGATGCGAAAGGACAGGCAGTGAACGGTGTTAAAGGGATATCACcccttattttatttgaaaaatttgatgttgtGCGAAACTGCCCTATAGATTTCATGCACTGTATTCTGCTTGGCATATGTAAACAACTTTCAAAGCAGTGGTTTGAAAATCCCAAGTGTAAAGCGTACATTAAAGCACGGATTCCCGAAATCGATAATATGCTGATTAATataaaacattttcatgaaGCCTCCAGGAGAGCAAGAAGAATTTCAGACCGTCATAATTGGAAGGCTAACGAATGGCTACAGTGGCTTCTGCATTATAGTAAAATATGTCTTCCGCAATGTCTTCCAGGTGCATTTTATGAACACTTCCAACTTTTAGCTGTTTCTGTAGCAGAGCTTCTTCAAGATGAAATTATTGAATCCACATTTTTAAGATGTCAGCAGCGGTTAGAAATGTTCGTAGAACAATTCGAGCAACTATACGGATCAAGAGAAATGACCTACAATGTACACCTATTGACTCATTTGGTGCAATCAGCAAGGGATTATGGCCCCCTTTGGGCGTTTTCACTGTTTccatttgaaaatatcaatggtgttttaaaaaaatttgttaaaggaCCAAACGAGCCATTGATACAAATAACAAATCGTTGTATAATGGCACATTTACAAAACACATCGTTTGCCCAATTTTCCAATCCTAGTGTTAGGGATTTTTGCtccaaaaaagtaacaaataagTCGTCTAGAAATGAACTGATGGTTTACGATCTTCAAGGTTTATCGAATAAATATAACAGTCTTCAACAATTCTATGTAATCGATAAATTATAtaattctaagttttttttcaaatcagttgTAACAAGAAAGACAAAAACTAACAGAAACGGTCACAACAATTGTTATTTCTCGATTGTTGAAAACGATGCGGAAGTTTTTGGAGAAATCCAAAATATTCTTTCTGATGGTagccaattttattttgtttccaaaaaaatcatcattcagaGTACAAATGAAGCTCTTTTTAAATACCAAGTTCAAGATGAAATTTCATTGATACGCGTTAATGATACTTTGTCGAAATATTTGACAATTGATTTTAATGGAAGTCGATATATCGTTAAACTATGTTACACATTGTATGTTGATTAGAAACAtgttaatattgttttttcgcTATATTCTTAGTACCTTTTTGTCATGGTTATTAAATAATGTTTATGACTTCATTTAAATGCAGTACGATATTTCTGTATTGGTCCGAATTCTTCGAATGTTTTTATATAGTTGATCGGTAAAAATCTCCTGATAGCCACTGTATCCTAATCAAATTATATACCGCAGCAGGAACAGTAATCGTCATGTAGGTTTCAAAGCAGGGGCTGCTTTTGAATAAGATATCCAGTTTGCAACATGTTGAAAGTCAATAACTATTTCTAAGGAATGAAAAATTGCAACATAAATTTACACAATTTCACCTCATATATTACTGAAATCAAGTAAGCGCTTCAGGCGACGTTGTGGATTCGACTTAGAActaggattttaaattttaactgtgTTATTGTTTGATTCTTCAATCTATGACTTCAAATTTTAGTTCCATTCCCTGGAAGCTATCCGTTATGGatcgaaataatttttacgATTAGCAATAATAATGGTTCAACCACTTAATAACGTTTTTGGGAACCGTTACTTTACACATAAAAGTAAATGTTTAATTTGTATCGGTACTTGGAATTTGGCCAGATAAGGTTTTACTGAACAGCTACGTTCACATTAAAAGTCACTGATTATGGAAGAGTAGATTTATCGTATTGACTGTTCGAGATATAGTATTTTGGCATGCGGGCGGTTATATGAACCGAGCAACCGGTACAGTTCACCGAAACACCTGTAATTATTACCAAAATACCTAAAACTCTAACCGAAATCCctaaattttttaccgaaatccctaaaatttttaccgaaatccctaaaatttttaccgaaaaaccgtaattataatcgaaatatagatcatttttaccgaaaaaactctaaaatatcggtaatatttaccgaaaaatcTGTAGAGTTTACCGAAATATCTGTAATTACCACCGAAttaccggtaaattttaccagacaacttcaaaaagttcggtaatatttaccaaaaATCCGGTGATTTTTACCGATATGTCTGTAATTACTACCGAAaattcggtaatatttaccgaaaaatcggtattttttaccgaaaaatgagtattttttatttttaccgaaataacGAACTTTGATGTGAGATAACACGAGTCGATTCGAGAAAGTGCTCCATGCTAAAATAACGTCGTTTTGACTGAGCCTCTAATGCTCATC
This sequence is a window from Uranotaenia lowii strain MFRU-FL chromosome 3, ASM2978415v1, whole genome shotgun sequence. Protein-coding genes within it:
- the LOC129752779 gene encoding uncharacterized protein LOC129752779 — protein: MRNPRMSYVFRDSFSRKKVLRKKQGKVTKRNVTIPSFLGPQTLLSTEIQSSSGSNVFSDPNTNIRPEVKDSKNEGQCLELDNTSSSQYLQNMESMNIDSESESVLHEENFKSSSNETLGTDEETPDNDIYHPGLNVRKTEILFMLMNIFIKHNLTNSALEDILSMLNIILGSDMLPKTFTKFSEFFSKNAFSRHYFCEVCIKYIGTEKTKCYKCDKEKLHFFITFDVVQNLKDVLLKNWESFEFFWRNNMNHTKTTDMVTAKVVQERKRTDNNSITLSLNTDGFHSLEAIRYGSK